The Canis aureus isolate CA01 chromosome 15, VMU_Caureus_v.1.0, whole genome shotgun sequence genome includes the window CCCTGAGGCTGTGGATCCTAGCTACTCCCACCCAGTGGTAGGAGActgagtggggagggagaagggagaaggtaAGGAAAGTAAGTCTGTGTTGTCCTCTCTCTCCACCTGGGACACACAGGCCTGCAGGGCATCCAGCTTCCACCGCTGAGCCTGGTCACTGGGTCTAGGAGCACCTGCTCTTCtcactgtccccagctcctgggCTGGAATATTTTCCCTGCTCTTGCCTTCCCTGGAATGCTGGCTCCTGCCTTCTTATCTCCTCCATCCCTAGAACCATCAGTTCCCTGAATTAGTGAATCTTTATATGCGTACCGCAGGGTTTCTGCTTCCTATGTCAGGCTGGTTCTTCTATCCCGGCCTTAAGGACACTGGGACCACATTCCACCATCACTTTTTGATTATGTTTGGGTATTAAACAGCCCCTTGAAGTTAATTTAAAATTCCCATTCGACATCCAACTCAaagtttttctctccttctagtTCAGCCTGACCCTAGGCCCAAGGGTCCTGGCCCTGGGGTCAGGGATGAGTCGTGTCAGcttccccttcccacctgctCTTCTGCTCAGGCTCCTGGGGGCCAGGCTAGgatgggagcaggagggaggaaaaCTCACCCCACTGATGTGGCCTGTTCTTGCTGTCCTTGGGCTCTGGATGGCAGGTGGCAGATAAGTGAAACCCATTAGGTTGAGAACCAGCAGCGAGCTGTATGGGGACCTTCTCCTGCTGGGTCAGGGCCACATCTTCAGAGAGCAGGGAACACAGGCTTGGACCTTTGGGATTGTGTGATGCTCAGAGATGTCGAGGCAGTACATGAAATTTTAGGTCATACGACACATGGGATGTCCATGGGGTATCCTCTGTGCCTCATGTTATCAGCTATGGGCTTTACAAGAGATCCATACACACTGAAAAAGGCCCATTCCCTTGGGACTTTTCCAGTCCTTATTCTTAtccttcttttaaattaattagctACTCTAGCAATGAGAGCCCAGGCATCAGCTCAGGCCCATGGTCAAGTCTACATCTGCTCAGTTACTTCTTGGCCACACACGTTTTGGGCAATGACCTGCCTTGCCAGCCCAGAACCTCCTGCCAGGTCACTGGCACGGCTATGTCACTCTCCTGCTGACACTCCTTCCCTCTTTGATGTAGAATGCCTCTGGACCATGGCTGGGAATTACAGTGTAGAAGTGAGAGCAAATCTACTGTCCAGCTTCTCCAGGCAGTTTTCCATGTCAGTGATGCACTTTTTGActctagattttctttcttttttttttttttttaagattttatttatttattcataagagacagagaggcagagatacaggcaaagggagaagcaggctccctgcaaggagcccgatgcgggactcgatcccaggacctcgggatcatgacctgagccgaaggcagctgctcaagtgatgagccacccaggttccccacaACTCCAAATTTTCCATGTGGttcttttattatgtttaaagatttatttatttatttgtttgtttgtttatttatttatttatatttatgatagtcacacacacacacagagagagaggcagagacataggcagagggagaagcaggctccatgcaccgggagcccgacgtgggattcgatcccgggtctccaggatcgcgccctgggccaaaggcaggcgccaaaccgctgtgccacccagggatccttatttatttatttatttatttatttatttatttatttatttatttatttatttaatttattttagaagaggGGGAGacgcagacagagagggagagcgaatcccaagcagactcaccactgagctcagaacccaactcggggctcgatcccacaaccctgagatcacgacctgaaccagaacagagtcggatgcccaactgactgtgccacccaggtgcccctccacttggttcttttaaaaaataatttcgggatgctgggtggctcagtggttgaacacctaccttcggttcagggcgtgatcctggagaaccgggattgattcctgcatcgggctccttgcatggagcttgcttctccctctgcctgtgtctctgcctctctctctctctttctctctctctctgtttctgtctctcatgaataaataaatacaatctttaaaaaaataatttctatctctATAGTGATATTCTCTGTTTGCTGAGACCTTGTCCCAGCTTCTTTTACTTCTTCAAGTGTGGTTTTCCTCTGCTCTTTAGACGTACTTATGATGGCTGCTTTGCTTTTTTGCTAAGTTCTACATCTGGGTCCCCTCAcggatagtttcttttttctgctccccacctccgctGTGTATAGAGGCATCACTCTTTCCTGTTCCTTTGCATGTCttagagttttttgttgttgaaaaccGATCATTTTAGGTACtattccttttgttgttgttgctaagcTCTGGGTTAGTAATGGAATTTGCCAGATGTTAGAATGATGTTAGGATGTAGCATACTCACGATAAGCATACTGGCTGGTGTTGAAGACACTCCTCTTAACTCGAGGAATTTTTTCAAGCACAGCCAACAGCTTCTCCAGTAAAGCTGAAGGTTaattgaaagtaaatattttcaaagcaagTGCATTTCCTGGCTCCTCTTTAGAAAAAGTTATTGTCTGCTGAACTACTAACCCTTTTTATGAAGATTAGATTTTCTCCCCTAATGCTTAAAAATGTgctctttccctttttctgttgTGGATATTCATAATCTTTTATGTTTTAGTAGTTCCAAAGCTTTTAAACAATTCAGataatttcaaaaattcaaaaaatggCTGAGATAAAAAaggttgatattttaaatattgtatctGTTGTTACAAAAGTGCTTTGTCCAAATCCTGTAATGTTTATCTGAACGGTGTTAAGATGGAAAGCTTAGGGtttgccttctcactgccatacaaATAAGAGCTACTCCAGTGGGTTCCTGGAATATTAAGCACAATGCAAGTTTGTTTGCTTGATTAGCATCCCTTGGGCACCAGGGAGCCCAGGGTAATGTTGCCTGGACCACAGCCACACCTTTCCACCAGATTCCTGGTAGGAACAGGCAACCAGAATAATGGCAGAGGAAAACAAGTTCAACTGATAGTTAGCTAGGGGTGGGCCCCCAGCCTGGTGGGTGAGCCCATGCAGCTTCCCTTTAGGGGGTACTACAGCAGATAAGAGAGCTGGAGACTGTTCTGTGAACCCCTCCAAAGCCCAAACTCAAGTCTCAGATCTTCCCACCAGCGGGGTGCATGGCACGTAGAGGAGGGAATGATggctgccccttcccccctttGGATGGATGATAAAGAACAGGAATGGGAGGGATAGGCCAACCCCTAGGTGGGAATGGCACCAAGTCTTCATTCAGAGATGtgatggagagaaaagagagaaccaCATCTGTGGGCTGATTATTTTCCCCATGTATTCTTCTCTTTGGGATTGGAGGAGAAAGCCTGGGGATGGGTAGGGACCCAGGAGGAAGCAGGCTGCTTTATCAATCCCTGGAGCTTGCAGGTCCAGACAAACCCAGACACTGACCCTCCCGTCGCATTGCCCCACTGTCCCTATTCTGCCCTCTGGGTCCTGCAGACTCTGCTCTCAAGGGCAACAACAGAACCCCACAAAACCCCCAACAGCAATGCAGAAAGATTTACATTGAGGACTCCTGTTTCATCCCCTGTGTCATCCACTTCTCCCCATCGCCTTCAGGTGCTACTGCTTGAGTATGTAGGCCCCCCCCCCTTCCTACAGCTCACATATTGCAATTCTAACACTCAATGTGATTGTGTTAGGACTTGGGGACCTTTGGCAGGTTCTTAGGCCAggaggatggagccctcatgagTGGGATCAATGTTGTTATAGACTCCAGAGGGCTCCCcaccttccaccatgtgaggactgAAGTCAGAAGTCTGCAGCCCAGAAGAGGGCCCTCTCCCAACCTTGCTGggaccctgatcttggactttcagcctctaCAACCATGAGCTGTAGACTTCTACTGTTCGTAAGGCACTCAGTGGGATTTTGTTACAGCACTAGGTGGGATTTTGACCAGACTAAGACAACAGGCATTACTCATCCCCTTGCCTGTCTTTCTATCCTGCAGCTCTTTCCCCACCAGTACAGAGATTTCTTTTACAATCGCCTGGAATTGCATTGTGTGGCTGTATGTAGTGTTTTTTCAGACCCGCAAGATCTCTCTTGTAGTTAGACTTTTGGGTTGCTTCCAGACTTTGCTATTACAAATGGTACTGCAGTGAATCAATGGTACTGCGTGCATATGCTTTTCCTGTGTTTGCAGGGAGATCTCTGGGATAAAACCCTAGGAGTTGGACCAGTGTATTGCAGGGTAGAGTTGTTGGCCATTTGGTCCATTTTCTGTAGCATCCTCCGACCACCGCACTACTTTGCAGGCCCATCCCAGTGACATCCCAGAGTCCCCTGCAGACTCCCGAGGGGGGGCTGccaatctgttttttaaaaccaATCTGATAGGTGACTCTAGTATTTCAGTGAGCATCACTCAGTGATGGAGGTCTTTTCCGGGATTGAGCAGAGCAAAGGGAAGGGTGGTGAAGGCTCTCTCATCTGAGGTTGTCCTACACTCAGGGCCTGGTGTGTGGCTCAGCCTCCCATGCCTCCCCCCAAGAAGCAGCACATGGAGCTGAGCCCTGAAGGGCTTTATTGTCTGTCCCTGAGGGGCAGTTGGGCTTCTAGGTGGGGTTATTTGGGGGCAGAGGGTCCTTCACACAGGCCTGTAGGTTCCATTGTAGCTAAAAGGGTCAGGCATTAAGCAGTCCCCATCCTCCTCAGGGATCCAGCGCTGGACGTAGTTGGGGCCACTGTCCCGAGGCCACACAATCACGGTGTCTTTGGACGCCAGGGATGGGTCCTCAGGGAAGAAGTTGAAAGGCCGGAGCAGGAAGCCCACGGAGTTTCCCGGTGTGGAAGTGTTAGGGATGTCCTCTGAGTGGGGAATGTGCAGAAAACCCACGGTGACCCAGGCCACCAAGTCCTGTGGGAGACAGGGGTGGGCAAGTGCTAAGGGGGCTCAGAGGGGACAGGGGATGGCAGCCCCCTCAAGCCCCACTCTACGGAATTGGCAGACCCCTGAGCTTGCCCTCCACATAGTGAGCTGCTGGTTTCCAAGCTGGAATCAGGCACAGATCTGGTCTTGGGCTAGGGCTGGAGGAAGggccagtttctttcttttcttttcttttcttttcttttcttttcttttctttctttctttctttctttctttctttctttctttctttcttttttctttctttctttttctttctttcaaatttatttatttgaggggggagagagagagcgagagagagagagagagctgggggaggggcagaggaagagggagagagactcaagcagactctgtgctgagcatagagcctgatgcggggcttgatcccactaccctgagatcatgacctgaaccaaaaatcaagagctggtcaTTAAACcaaactgaggcacccaggtgacccccagtACCTCGTTTTCAATGTTCTCATTGTTGTGGAGAAACTCCTCAAAGACCACAGGTGGGTCCCAGGGATCGTTCTGGTTATAGATGCTGCTGCTGCACACCTCTGATTCCCGGTACTTGGTCACTGCCAGGGGGTACCTGCCCGGAGGAGAAGCCAGGTGGCTCCAGGTGCCAGGGGGCCTCACAGCCCTTCCGGAGACATCTTCAGAGTCAAGGATGAGGGAAAGTTACTGTCTTCCCCCAAACGTGCAATCATCTCCTGGGTGTCAGCCAGACTGACCAACTGTCAGCTGAGGCTCAGGTGCTCAGCATGGCTCTctacctgcccccccacctcccaaacACAGAGCCCCAGGTCCAGGAAACACAAATCCACACACGTTCATGTGCCCAGATACACCACCACATAGACTCAGAATCTCATAGAAACACGGACACGCACGGACATGTGAATCCTagccctcccctgcctcccaggctccCTTACCTGGCCCAGGTGACAGCCCGCTCCTGCTGCCAGCCCAGGGGCAGCACCTGGTCGGCCATGGAGTGGATCTGTAGCCGGTAGCTGCGCTTATGATGCCAGCGGTTCTCCTTGGGACTAGTAAAGAGCAGGTACTTGGGCAGAGTCTGTCCGAAGCGGAAGGCTGCCTGGCGCTCCCGGTGATAACTCATCTGCTTCAGGGTTGATTGGACCAGGTGGTGTCTTGGGCTCCAGGGGTTGGTGATGTTCTCTAGCTTCATCTGCAGGGTCTGGAAACTATTCTTGGTGCCTGCGGGTGTGCAGGAAGATGGACAATGAGAATCAAATCCCCTGAGCCGAAATATCCTCATTCTGTGCTGGGATCTCTCTCCATCCCAAAGCACAGCCAAGAGCAAACCATGAGGGGTGGAGCGAAGAGGATATTGTGGGTATGCACTGAGGTAGCTGTAGGGTAGAAGTAAGGgattaaaaccaaaaaacccagcAGAGGAGCCAGAAGACAACTGAGTCAGGCCTGATCTGACAGTGATGTGATGTCAGGCCAAAGCCTGTCATGATGCCCCTGCCATATTTTATGGTGACCTTGTTAATCCAGGAGACAGTGAGTATTGTGGACAGCATAGCACTAGGCagtgacatttctttttctttctttctttttttttttttttggcagcgaCATTTCTTAGGCCCCTGGTGTTGTTCTCACTCTCCAGCCCTACGTGCACAGCCTTCTTCCCAATCCATCCCTCTAGGGGTCAACAAgccccctggggccaggccaggacCCACTTTCCCACCCAGGGACACATATATGCTAGTCACTTCCACTGCTTTACGGGGGCACACAGATTTCTAGCACCGCACTTTGCAGAGAAGTGGGTTAGGCTCCTGATTTTATGCCTCGAGGGATGTTTCAGCACCATCTCCTGCTGCAATGCAAAGGTTGTTGCAAGCCCGCATCCTACCTGCCACGTCCAGGTCAATGCGGTAATGCACTAAGTGAGTGTGCATGTTGCCAAGCAGGTGTGTGTGCAGGCGGGTCCCATAGTGCAGCCCCTCGGGGGTGTAGAAGGTGGCGTGGATGTAGCCAGTGGCGTGCATCTTGGCTTCCAGCACCCCGTTGTGGTAGAAGATGAAGTCCCAGATGTAGTCATAGTTGTAGACGGTTGACGTCGTCCGTAGCACCAGCACCTGGCCCGGCAGCCCGGCATAGAAGTTGAAGCCCCCACTGAAGTTGGAATTGAAGTGTCGGCGAAGGGGCACGCCTGTGGGCATCTCAAACACGCAGAGGGCTCGCGGGTAGCGCACGGGGTCATCGGCATCATAGTAGTGGAGGGCATCCAGGAAGGTGGCCGTGTCCGGGCAGTCGATGCCAGGGGCCAACTCGTGAGTGACGCTGCCCAAGCCCCAGCCCACGTCGATGTAGTTGGTCTGCATGCCTGCAGGCGTGTGCCCTCCGTACAGTGCCACGGCCTCCTGCACGCTCACCTCATAGGCGATGTGCTCACAGTTGAAGTGCACGTTCAGGATCTGTAGCCCCGAGGAGGAGCGCAGCCTGAAAGAGAAGCTCCAGCCGCCGTAGTGCACTGTGTTGCCCTCCAGCTTGTAGCGGGGGCCTTGGGGTTGCACCTGCCGGGGGCCGTTCacggtggtgggggtggggaactcCCCACGTGGCTTGTAGGAGGAGAAGAGGGGCGGTTCCTGGGTGCTCTCCCCGCCCTGGCCCTTGGGGGGAAGGTCCTCCAGAACCACCACATCCACCTGTCCCTCTTCATACTTCCGAGCCAGCTCTTCCGGGCTCTGGTAGAGCTTTCCATTGTACCAGACCTGCTCCACTTTCCAGTCTTGGGGGTCTGTGCTCCTGTGATCTATGAGGAGCTCCAGGCCAGTGGGGTGCAAAAAGTAGCCTTCTACAGAGCGCTGTAGGATGAACCAGGAGCGGCGCTCACCGGAGGCCAAGCCCCGAGGTGCCACGTCTGTGAAAGTTAGGCATCGAGAGTCACAGTCTTGGAAAGAAAAGCCTGTGGTATTAAGAAAAAATTGGTGCAGGGGTTTGGTGGTCTTCTGCAGGGTCTGGCCCAGGAGGACAGACTCTGCCCAGGTGATGGGTCGGGAGGTCCACGTGGTGCGgtgcccaggcctggggggcagCTCTCGCATGTAGTAAGGCCATGGCAGGGGCCCCACCGCAAACTCGGTGACATTGGGATGCTCCTGGGCTCCGAAGAAGATGACAGCACGCGCCTCCCGAACAGGAGGCCTTCCACCTTTATTCAGAAATCTCAGTATGTTTTGCTTCTTGGGTAGCAGCATCTCAATGAGGAACACGGAGTTCTTGGCCACCGTCGGTGTTCTAGAGGGCTCCAGCCTCAGCTCCTCCTGGGACCAGAGGAAGCGGCGCACAGCCTTCAGCTCTTGGGCGCTCAGGTCTTTGAACACCCTGGCCTTGCCATGCAGGTTCTGTGAGGTGCACTTGGCCGTGGTCAGTGCCTGTAGCACCAGGGTGGCGGCGACGGCCCAGCCGAGGGCCAGCGTCTCTGGCCGCATGGCTCTGGAATGCAGTAGCAGAGATGAACTTAAGAAGTGGGTTTCCATTAGGCGGGAGTCTTGGATGGTGTTGTCGCCCAGCCCGATGGTTTTCCTACAGCCTCAGCCCCCCTCCTGTGGCTGCCCCACCTGCAGGCAGGCCTCCACAGCACCTGGGGCCCTAACTTAGCTGGTCAGGTCTGTGCTTCCTGTCAACTTTAAATTCTGCCCTATCCTTGCTCGTCTGCAGATCTCCAATTGTCCCGTGGACTTCCTTACCTGTATAAActaatttttccctttctatgtAGTTTCTGAGCAGGGCAGAACCTTGGGCTCTTACTTCTCCACCTTTAGATTACTCAGCCAAATGCCTCAGAGTGCTTATGCATTATTGGGTATTGACAGCAAAGCTACACTTTTGATGCAATACAATACTTTTTACATAGATACATTTTGAAATTTAGCAAAGAAGTTCAAAGAGTTGGCTCCAGAGTCAGGCTGCTTGGGCTTGGGTCCTAGGACAGACATCCTAGCACTAGgataagctgtgtgaccttggcaagttgCTCAGGCTCTCTGGGCCTCCACTTTCTCAACTGCACTGGAAATAACAATTACACTGCCTCCTAGAACTGTGCAAGAAATTAATTGGACAATAAGGATAGCATTTTTAGAACAATGCCCACCTTTTAGGAAGCACTCAGGAAATGCTAgttactcttct containing:
- the AOC1 gene encoding diamine oxidase [copper-containing], yielding MRPETLALGWAVAATLVLQALTTAKCTSQNLHGKARVFKDLSAQELKAVRRFLWSQEELRLEPSRTPTVAKNSVFLIEMLLPKKQNILRFLNKGGRPPVREARAVIFFGAQEHPNVTEFAVGPLPWPYYMRELPPRPGHRTTWTSRPITWAESVLLGQTLQKTTKPLHQFFLNTTGFSFQDCDSRCLTFTDVAPRGLASGERRSWFILQRSVEGYFLHPTGLELLIDHRSTDPQDWKVEQVWYNGKLYQSPEELARKYEEGQVDVVVLEDLPPKGQGGESTQEPPLFSSYKPRGEFPTPTTVNGPRQVQPQGPRYKLEGNTVHYGGWSFSFRLRSSSGLQILNVHFNCEHIAYEVSVQEAVALYGGHTPAGMQTNYIDVGWGLGSVTHELAPGIDCPDTATFLDALHYYDADDPVRYPRALCVFEMPTGVPLRRHFNSNFSGGFNFYAGLPGQVLVLRTTSTVYNYDYIWDFIFYHNGVLEAKMHATGYIHATFYTPEGLHYGTRLHTHLLGNMHTHLVHYRIDLDVAGTKNSFQTLQMKLENITNPWSPRHHLVQSTLKQMSYHRERQAAFRFGQTLPKYLLFTSPKENRWHHKRSYRLQIHSMADQVLPLGWQQERAVTWARYPLAVTKYRESEVCSSSIYNQNDPWDPPVVFEEFLHNNENIENEDLVAWVTVGFLHIPHSEDIPNTSTPGNSVGFLLRPFNFFPEDPSLASKDTVIVWPRDSGPNYVQRWIPEEDGDCLMPDPFSYNGTYRPV